From Marinobacter alexandrii, one genomic window encodes:
- a CDS encoding SDR family oxidoreductase, whose product MSHTQGMLSPDSLKGKTIIVTGGGTGLGKSMGSYFSELGANLVITSRKIEVLEETAKEITAKSGYPVHCVACDVREYDQVERVIKEAKEKFGGVDVLLNNAAGNFISPTERLSHRAFDTVVDIVLKGSYNFTLALGKDWIEEKRGGNILSIVTTYAWTGSGYVVPSACAKSGVLAMTRSLAVEWAKYGIRSNAIAPGPFPTEGAWDRLLPGDLKKKYDPAKKVPLQRVGDHQELANLAAYLVSDYSAYVNGEVITIDGGEWLKGAGEFNQLEAIPEELWDAMEMGRKKGGSKLKMMWLYFKGMRKLKL is encoded by the coding sequence ATGAGCCACACACAAGGTATGCTGAGCCCTGATTCACTCAAGGGCAAAACAATTATTGTAACAGGAGGGGGGACAGGATTAGGCAAATCCATGGGATCCTATTTTTCAGAGCTTGGGGCCAACCTTGTGATTACTAGTCGGAAGATTGAAGTATTGGAGGAAACAGCCAAAGAAATAACGGCTAAGAGTGGCTATCCAGTGCATTGTGTAGCCTGTGATGTGCGTGAATACGATCAGGTCGAACGTGTGATTAAGGAAGCAAAAGAAAAATTTGGAGGTGTGGACGTACTGCTTAACAATGCAGCAGGAAACTTTATTAGCCCTACCGAGCGACTTTCTCATAGAGCGTTTGATACGGTAGTGGATATCGTTTTGAAGGGAAGCTACAATTTTACTCTGGCTTTAGGTAAAGACTGGATAGAGGAGAAGCGAGGAGGGAATATCTTAAGCATTGTTACAACCTATGCTTGGACAGGTTCAGGCTATGTAGTTCCTTCTGCATGTGCAAAGAGTGGTGTGCTAGCTATGACACGTTCTTTAGCAGTAGAATGGGCGAAATATGGTATTCGAAGTAATGCAATAGCTCCAGGGCCATTTCCTACAGAAGGAGCATGGGATAGACTTCTACCAGGAGACTTAAAGAAGAAATATGACCCAGCAAAAAAAGTACCTCTTCAACGTGTAGGCGATCATCAAGAACTGGCCAATCTGGCGGCCTATTTAGTATCTGACTACTCAGCATATGTCAATGGAGAAGTCATCACCATTGATGGCGGAGAGTGGCTGAAAGGAGCAGGAGAGTTTAATCAACTGGAAGCTATTCCAGAAGAACTATGGGATGCCATGGAAATGGGGAGGAAGAAAGGTGGATCCAAGCTAAAAATGATGTGGCTCTATTTTAAAGGTATGCGTAAGTTGAAGTTGTAA
- a CDS encoding sodium:solute symporter family protein, with protein sequence MKLITLDWFIIGGFFLIVLIISIVASKSAGKSKEEYFLAGKSMPWWLLGVSMVATTFSADTPNLVTGFVRESGVAKNWAWWSFLITGMITVFIYARLWRRSGILTDLEFYELRYSGKAASFLRGFRALYLGIFFNCLIMGSVTLAAIKISSILFGLSPLHTVIIASTIVAVYSALGGIKGVIWTDFFQFSIALLGAIYAAYVSLSQPEVGGLKGLLVNDAVIGKLDIVPDFSNTSVLISMFIIPLAVQWWSVWYPGAEPGGGGYIAQRMLAAKNEKHAVGATLFFNFAHYALRPWPWIIVALASLVLFPDLESIKQAFPEINDQYLGNDIAYPVMLTLLSPGWLGLVLASLIAAYMSTISTHLNWGSSYIVNDFYQRFLKPEATEKEMVLVGRASTVVLMLVAGLLSLTVLENATQAFNILLLSGAGTGAIFLLRWFWWRINAWTEIVGMIVATINAFVLVLVVPEGALGNDYIDDFTMKLLIATGVTSVVWIATTLFTKPESEETLKKFVDLIRPSFGWKKFSYERSSFGNSILSVFLGAIGVYSALFGIGNVVYGNLLLGFGLLVIATLSMVQVLNWMKK encoded by the coding sequence ATGAAATTAATCACCTTAGACTGGTTCATCATAGGAGGGTTTTTCCTGATCGTATTGATCATAAGCATAGTTGCTTCAAAAAGTGCCGGAAAAAGTAAAGAGGAATACTTTCTAGCAGGAAAATCTATGCCTTGGTGGCTATTGGGAGTTTCCATGGTGGCTACTACTTTTTCCGCTGATACGCCAAATTTGGTTACGGGCTTTGTTAGAGAATCTGGAGTGGCGAAGAACTGGGCTTGGTGGTCTTTTCTGATTACCGGGATGATTACTGTTTTTATATATGCTAGGTTGTGGAGAAGATCAGGAATTTTGACGGATCTTGAATTCTATGAACTTAGATATAGCGGTAAAGCAGCTTCTTTCCTTCGTGGATTCAGAGCGTTGTATTTAGGAATATTCTTTAACTGTTTAATCATGGGTTCCGTCACCCTTGCTGCGATTAAGATATCTTCAATTCTATTTGGACTTTCTCCGCTTCATACGGTAATTATTGCATCAACAATAGTTGCAGTTTATTCTGCTTTGGGTGGAATTAAGGGAGTGATTTGGACAGATTTTTTTCAATTTTCGATCGCTTTATTGGGAGCTATTTATGCAGCATATGTATCACTGTCCCAGCCTGAGGTAGGTGGACTGAAGGGCTTATTGGTAAATGATGCAGTCATTGGTAAACTCGATATTGTTCCAGATTTTTCGAATACATCAGTACTTATTTCGATGTTTATTATTCCTTTAGCTGTGCAATGGTGGTCCGTATGGTATCCTGGAGCAGAACCTGGAGGAGGAGGGTATATCGCTCAGCGAATGCTGGCTGCTAAAAATGAAAAGCATGCTGTTGGAGCTACATTGTTCTTCAATTTTGCCCATTATGCGTTAAGGCCATGGCCATGGATCATAGTAGCTTTAGCTTCCCTTGTCTTATTCCCGGATCTGGAATCCATCAAACAAGCCTTTCCAGAAATCAACGATCAGTACCTCGGAAATGATATTGCTTATCCAGTGATGTTGACGCTTCTTTCGCCCGGATGGCTGGGGTTAGTCTTGGCATCTTTGATAGCAGCGTATATGTCTACCATTAGTACACACTTGAATTGGGGCTCTTCATACATTGTGAATGATTTCTATCAACGATTTCTGAAGCCAGAAGCTACAGAAAAGGAAATGGTGTTGGTAGGTCGAGCTTCTACAGTGGTGCTAATGCTTGTAGCAGGACTTTTATCATTGACCGTCTTAGAAAATGCAACGCAAGCATTTAATATCTTATTGTTATCAGGGGCAGGCACTGGTGCAATCTTTTTGTTAAGATGGTTTTGGTGGAGAATCAATGCCTGGACAGAAATAGTAGGAATGATCGTTGCGACTATTAATGCATTTGTGCTTGTTTTGGTTGTGCCAGAAGGAGCCTTAGGGAATGATTACATCGATGACTTTACAATGAAGTTGTTGATTGCCACCGGAGTGACTTCTGTTGTTTGGATAGCCACCACACTTTTCACTAAACCGGAATCGGAAGAAACATTGAAAAAATTTGTGGACCTTATTCGTCCAAGCTTTGGATGGAAAAAATTTAGTTACGAACGCTCATCATTTGGAAACTCGATCTTGAGTGTATTCTTAGGAGCCATTGGAGTTTATAGTGCCTTATTTGGGATTGGAAATGTAGTTTATGGAAACCTTCTTTTGGGGTTTGGTCTCCTCGTGATTGCTACTTTATCGATGGTTCAGGTATTAAATTGGATGAAAAAGTAA
- the hppD gene encoding 4-hydroxyphenylpyruvate dioxygenase, producing MESTATIENTKQAQDFMPINGTDYLELYVSNAKQAAHFYRSAFGFKALAYAGLETGLRDRESYVVVQDKIRLVLTSPLKSGTIIGQHIDKHGDGVKVTALWVDDATKAYNEALKRGATSYMEPNTMKDENGEIVQSGIHTYGEVVHIFIERKNYNGIFLPGYKSWNTSYNPESVGLKYVDHMVGNVELGQMNEWVKFYEEVMGFTQIMSFDDNDISTEFTALMSKVMSNGNGRIKFPINEPAPGLKKSQVDEYLEFYEGAGVQHIAVATDNIIKTVSDLKSRGIEFLQVPDSYYDMLTDRVGKIDEDIEALRPLGILVDRDEEGYLLQIFTKTVQARPTMFFEIIQRKGATSFGKGNFKALFEALEREQELRGTL from the coding sequence ATGGAAAGTACAGCAACAATCGAAAACACCAAGCAAGCTCAAGATTTCATGCCAATCAATGGTACTGATTACCTGGAGCTTTATGTCAGCAATGCCAAACAAGCTGCTCATTTTTATCGTTCCGCTTTTGGCTTCAAAGCCCTTGCATATGCTGGGCTTGAAACAGGCTTAAGAGATCGTGAATCTTACGTGGTTGTTCAAGACAAAATTCGCTTAGTTCTTACCTCTCCTCTAAAGAGTGGAACCATTATTGGTCAGCACATTGATAAGCATGGTGATGGTGTAAAGGTCACTGCGCTCTGGGTAGATGATGCGACCAAAGCATATAATGAAGCATTGAAACGAGGTGCCACGTCATACATGGAACCAAACACGATGAAAGACGAGAATGGTGAAATTGTACAATCAGGTATCCATACCTACGGTGAAGTTGTGCATATCTTCATCGAGCGTAAGAATTATAATGGCATCTTTTTACCTGGCTATAAATCATGGAATACATCTTACAACCCGGAATCTGTTGGTCTTAAGTATGTAGATCATATGGTGGGAAATGTGGAGCTGGGACAAATGAACGAGTGGGTGAAATTCTATGAAGAAGTCATGGGCTTTACACAGATTATGTCATTTGATGATAATGACATCTCTACTGAATTTACTGCACTCATGAGCAAAGTAATGAGCAATGGTAATGGTAGAATCAAGTTTCCAATTAACGAACCTGCTCCAGGTCTAAAAAAATCTCAAGTGGATGAATATCTAGAGTTCTATGAAGGGGCAGGAGTTCAACACATTGCTGTAGCTACTGATAACATCATTAAAACAGTTAGTGACTTAAAGTCAAGAGGCATTGAGTTCCTTCAAGTACCTGATTCTTACTATGATATGCTCACCGATCGAGTAGGTAAAATAGATGAAGACATTGAAGCTTTAAGGCCTTTGGGGATCCTTGTGGATCGTGATGAAGAAGGCTATCTTCTTCAGATCTTCACAAAAACGGTACAAGCACGGCCTACAATGTTCTTTGAAATCATCCAACGTAAAGGAGCTACTTCTTTTGGAAAAGGGAATTTCAAAGCTTTATTTGAAGCGCTAGAGCGTGAGCAAGAATTACGAGGAACACTTTAA
- a CDS encoding ABC transporter permease: MLRSFFLISIRNLKKNGLYSVINISGLSIGIVCSVLILLWVASEISYDKFLPKYDRLYQVYISSEFDERVNKWRSVPLPTYEEMKVIDSNIKNSVVAGWGSDRLITAGDIRIIKPGYYVSEEFLEMFEFPLISGTHREALKDPMSIVLSESLAKILFGDEDPIGKQVRLSDEGTLQVTAIAKDLPENSTFQFDYLATWKYRESVNEWIKDNKTNWGNYSFQVFVELNDPSRQAHVDSSIYDLAEEKDGEDGMDKHFFLHPMKDWRLYSNWNEKGEQAGGRSDYVQLFTAIAIIILIIACINFMNLATARSEKRAKEVGIRKSLGTSRSRLIYQFISESIFITFIAFLIAVILTELALPSYNNLVEKELSINYTSPLFWIASIGIIIVLGVISGSYPAFYLSSFRPVQTLKGTIKVGKGATTPRKVLVVLQFAFSIVLMISTIVIFQQINLVKNRDLGYQQDRLISVELTNDLSDNYEILKQELMSSGMVESVTRSNSQITQINSNNFLGWPGKPDDRRVIFTTITTTYDYAKTMGIDVLMGRDFSKDFASDSSAIVINKAALDIMGLEDPIGTNLDLWGDKLKLIGVVDNVLMGSPYEPVKPMFLILQDWGGYISIRLKKTNDLQATLGSVEQTFNKHNPAYPFEYNFADVEFQRKFTTINLTRKLASLFATLAMIITGLGLFGLASYTAEQRIKEIGIRKVLGATVASLMKLMSKDFSRLVVISFFLAAPLAWYLLDQYLDRYTIRVDVAWWIFPLVGSIVLLFAIAIVSDQARRAAKANPVKSLRNE, encoded by the coding sequence ATGCTACGAAGCTTCTTTCTTATCTCAATCCGTAACCTTAAGAAAAACGGACTTTATTCTGTCATTAACATATCTGGTCTTTCCATAGGAATTGTCTGTAGTGTATTGATTTTGCTTTGGGTAGCAAGTGAAATTTCATATGATAAGTTCCTGCCCAAGTATGACAGACTATATCAAGTATACATTAGTTCAGAATTTGATGAGCGGGTGAATAAGTGGCGATCTGTTCCTCTTCCTACTTATGAGGAGATGAAGGTAATCGATAGTAACATCAAAAACTCTGTTGTTGCTGGTTGGGGAAGTGACCGACTGATTACAGCTGGAGATATACGAATTATAAAGCCTGGATACTATGTAAGTGAGGAATTTCTGGAGATGTTTGAATTTCCGCTCATCTCCGGTACTCATAGGGAAGCATTAAAAGACCCAATGTCCATTGTTCTTTCCGAATCATTGGCGAAAATTCTTTTTGGTGATGAGGATCCAATAGGAAAACAAGTGCGGTTATCTGATGAAGGTACACTTCAAGTCACAGCAATTGCGAAAGACTTACCCGAAAACTCTACCTTCCAGTTCGATTACCTGGCTACATGGAAGTATCGTGAATCAGTAAACGAGTGGATTAAAGACAATAAGACGAATTGGGGAAATTATTCTTTTCAGGTATTTGTAGAACTCAATGATCCTTCACGTCAGGCACATGTAGATTCGAGTATCTATGACTTGGCAGAAGAAAAAGATGGTGAAGATGGTATGGATAAACACTTTTTTCTTCATCCTATGAAGGATTGGAGACTTTACTCCAACTGGAATGAAAAAGGCGAACAAGCTGGTGGGCGTAGTGATTATGTTCAGTTGTTTACAGCAATTGCAATCATTATCTTAATTATTGCATGTATAAACTTTATGAATCTGGCCACTGCACGTTCTGAGAAAAGAGCCAAAGAAGTTGGCATTCGAAAAAGTTTAGGTACAAGTCGAAGCAGGTTGATCTATCAGTTCATCAGTGAATCAATATTCATTACATTCATTGCTTTCCTCATTGCGGTCATATTGACGGAGTTAGCCCTTCCATCATATAATAACCTGGTGGAAAAGGAGCTTTCTATCAATTATACCTCTCCTCTCTTCTGGATTGCTTCTATTGGTATCATTATCGTGTTGGGTGTAATTTCTGGCAGCTATCCAGCTTTTTACCTTTCCTCATTCAGACCTGTACAGACACTAAAGGGTACAATTAAAGTAGGGAAAGGAGCAACAACGCCAAGGAAAGTATTGGTTGTACTCCAATTTGCTTTTTCAATCGTACTGATGATAAGCACGATTGTCATTTTCCAGCAAATCAACTTAGTAAAGAACAGAGATCTCGGGTACCAACAAGATCGATTGATATCAGTGGAACTCACAAACGATCTCTCTGATAACTATGAGATCCTTAAGCAAGAACTGATGTCATCTGGAATGGTAGAATCTGTAACTCGTTCAAATTCTCAAATCACCCAGATTAACTCCAACAACTTCTTGGGATGGCCTGGTAAGCCCGATGATCGTCGAGTTATTTTCACCACCATTACCACTACCTATGATTATGCTAAAACCATGGGCATAGACGTTTTGATGGGAAGGGATTTCTCAAAAGACTTTGCAAGCGACTCAAGTGCTATTGTCATAAATAAAGCAGCTCTAGATATCATGGGGCTAGAAGACCCTATTGGAACCAACCTTGATCTTTGGGGAGATAAACTTAAGCTCATTGGAGTCGTGGACAATGTGCTGATGGGCTCTCCCTATGAGCCCGTGAAGCCTATGTTTCTGATTCTCCAGGACTGGGGTGGTTATATCTCCATTCGACTCAAAAAAACCAATGATTTACAAGCCACTCTAGGAAGTGTAGAACAGACTTTTAACAAACACAATCCTGCTTACCCATTTGAATACAACTTTGCGGATGTCGAATTCCAACGTAAGTTCACAACCATCAATTTGACACGCAAACTTGCGAGTCTATTCGCTACACTGGCCATGATCATTACTGGACTTGGGTTATTTGGGCTGGCCTCCTACACTGCAGAACAACGAATCAAAGAAATAGGAATAAGAAAAGTACTAGGTGCTACCGTAGCGAGCCTTATGAAACTTATGTCAAAGGATTTTTCTAGACTGGTCGTGATATCTTTCTTTTTGGCAGCTCCACTTGCCTGGTATTTGCTCGATCAATACCTTGATAGGTATACAATCCGAGTAGATGTAGCTTGGTGGATATTTCCTTTAGTTGGCTCTATCGTTTTACTATTTGCCATTGCCATTGTATCGGATCAAGCCAGACGGGCAGCTAAAGCTAATCCGGTGAAGTCATTGAGAAATGAATAA
- a CDS encoding TolC family protein gives MNRLFTLITLLITCSTCVNAQVLYSLDNIIDLAKGQSPQAKQAETRKENRFWQYRLFKSNYNPQLALSGNLPSYSNQFIPVTQEDGSTQFRPVEQTNSSLNLGLFQPIAPTGGSVSVNTRASQFQDLVFDDTRWRSTIVDLTINQPIFAFNQLKWDRKTEPIRYEESRRSYVEEMEFVSRNAVQRFFDYLDAQVNYQIAEFNLANNDTIYNIEKGRYNIGTASEDKLLQVELQLLRSKQDQTQAQLDLQTSRLALRTFIGLNEGETFDLSLPQDIPIFPVEERLALQYAKDNRSDFIAFERRRLEADAQVAQAKGQRFQMNLNASFGLNSAGSSLDESYQDAQTQQFANLTLNIPIVNWGRNEARMKTALANKQLTDYVIAQEEQNFEQEIITLVRQLDVLRQQIEISKKSDEVAQKRYEVAQNRYLIGKIDITNLNIALTEKDTAKRSYINALRSYWIAYYDLRRLTLYDFANKNLLYTLND, from the coding sequence ATGAATAGACTATTCACACTCATCACCCTATTGATCACATGCTCTACTTGTGTCAATGCTCAGGTACTTTACTCTTTGGATAATATCATTGACTTGGCCAAAGGACAATCCCCCCAGGCCAAACAGGCAGAAACCAGAAAAGAGAATCGCTTCTGGCAATACCGATTATTCAAGTCTAATTACAATCCTCAATTAGCTCTCAGTGGAAACCTACCGTCTTATAGCAATCAATTTATTCCAGTTACCCAAGAAGATGGCTCGACTCAATTTCGACCTGTAGAGCAAACAAATTCATCGCTTAACCTTGGTTTATTTCAACCGATTGCTCCAACAGGAGGAAGTGTATCAGTAAACACACGTGCAAGTCAATTTCAAGACCTGGTTTTTGACGATACCAGATGGAGAAGTACAATTGTTGATTTAACAATAAATCAACCAATTTTTGCTTTTAATCAACTCAAATGGGATCGCAAGACAGAGCCTATTCGATACGAAGAATCGAGGCGTAGTTATGTAGAAGAGATGGAATTCGTTTCTAGGAATGCAGTACAACGATTTTTCGATTATCTGGATGCCCAGGTAAACTACCAGATTGCAGAATTTAATCTTGCTAACAACGACACAATCTATAACATAGAGAAAGGGCGGTATAACATAGGGACTGCCTCAGAAGATAAACTGCTACAAGTAGAATTACAGTTGTTAAGATCTAAACAAGATCAAACGCAGGCTCAACTAGATCTTCAGACTTCCCGATTGGCTTTAAGGACTTTTATCGGATTAAACGAGGGAGAAACATTCGACCTTTCACTTCCGCAAGACATTCCTATTTTTCCTGTAGAAGAAAGACTTGCCTTACAGTATGCAAAGGACAATAGATCCGACTTTATTGCTTTTGAAAGACGAAGACTCGAAGCGGATGCTCAAGTAGCACAAGCCAAGGGCCAACGTTTTCAAATGAACTTAAATGCTTCTTTTGGTCTGAATAGTGCTGGATCGTCGCTTGATGAATCTTATCAGGATGCTCAGACTCAACAGTTTGCAAATTTGACGCTCAATATTCCTATTGTCAACTGGGGAAGAAATGAAGCGCGAATGAAGACAGCTTTGGCAAACAAGCAGCTTACTGATTATGTGATTGCTCAAGAAGAACAAAACTTTGAACAGGAAATCATCACTCTTGTTAGACAACTAGATGTACTCAGACAGCAAATAGAGATTTCAAAAAAATCTGATGAGGTAGCTCAAAAAAGGTACGAAGTGGCGCAGAACAGGTATCTCATTGGGAAAATCGACATTACTAACCTCAACATTGCCTTGACAGAAAAGGATACTGCAAAGAGGAGTTATATTAATGCGCTAAGAAGTTACTGGATTGCGTATTATGACTTAAGGAGGTTGACACTCTATGACTTTGCAAACAAAAATCTGTTATACACACTGAATGACTGA